Proteins encoded in a region of the Drosophila busckii strain San Diego stock center, stock number 13000-0081.31 chromosome 2L, ASM1175060v1, whole genome shotgun sequence genome:
- the LOC108607666 gene encoding pupal cuticle protein, which translates to MWINLLTTFAIALFAIEALSAYVPDSDRQRTTLQNELQVNPDGSYRYNYETSNGIVGSQSGVGGHTVQGGSSYVSPEGTPISVNYLADDKGYYAKGEHIPKTPDYILRSLDYIRKHPYQVLDYYTGELKTVAHDAEAFKVYTRNIEETTTPRARPQTTYRVIYLTHAPKTQS; encoded by the exons ATGTGGATTAATTTGCTT ACAACATTTGCCATCGCGCTGTTCGCCATCGAGGCGTTGTCGGCTTACGTGCCCGACTCGGATCGTCAACGTACCACATTGCAGAACGAGCTGCAAGTGAATCCAGATGGCAGTTATCGCTACAACTACGAGACCTCCAACGGCATCGTGGGCTCACAGTCCGGTGTGGGTGGTCACACGGTGCAAGGTGGCTCCAGCTATGTCTCACCCGAGGGCACACCCATCAGTGTCAACTATTTAGCTGATGATAAGGGCTACTATGCCAAGGGCGAACATATACCCAAGACGCCGGATTATATATTGCGTAGCTTGGATTATATACGCAAGCATCCCTACCAGGTGCTTGACTACTATACAGGTGAACTCAAGACGGTGGCCCACGACGCCGAAGCCTTTAAGGTCTATACGCGCAACATTGAGGAGACGACCACACCGCGCGCTAGACCCCAGACTACCTACAGGGTAATCTATCTGACGCATGCACCAAAGACGCAAAGCtag
- the LOC108607662 gene encoding myb-like protein AA, whose amino-acid sequence MSNGDDVLDNWEEIDEAGLCMTLQTKLQTDVKDETDNSKCTTIIEPESVTGKMKLLQRPQSLQENGPAASPKQLMIAKKPDNDDDATSAAPVMMVLHKSASEYDAATYATPINNQTVKILRRPAQSEERRDSNGMRPKQPIKTLQQREQEYAEARLRILGSAKNPEDDKPPAPTAPASNSTTPAPAAPLISAASNNNVNNNNNHNANGPTSGQGQGPGMHRSSSAPKMSQTAPMYNNYNNYYPAPPTPAAMGYFYQQQQQQQQQQQLPPAHYNPRLPQYVPAPPNANPQQSWSPVVGGSVSAALLRQQSLQTPQQQQHPQQQHLLPHPQQQQQYGLPYNDSILRLPRGPCPNGTIGFQMRR is encoded by the exons ATGTCCAATGGTGACGATGTGCTAGATAATTGGGAAGAAATTGATGAGGCTGGC CTTTGCATGACACTGCAGACAAAACTGCAGACAGACGTCAAGGACGAGACggacaacagcaaatgcactACGATTATTGAACCCGAATCGGTGACAggcaaaatgaaattgctaCAACGTCCACAGAGTCTGCAGGAGAATGGCCCAGCAGCGTCGCCCAAACAGCTGATGATTGCCAAAAAGCCAGACAACGACGACGATGCTACATCAGCAGCGCCAGTGATGATGGTGCTACATAAATCCGCCAGTGAGTACGATGCGGCCACCTATGCGACGCCCATCAATAATCAAACGGTAAAGATACTGCGTCGTCCAGCGCAATCCGAGGAACGACGTGACTCAAATGGCATGCGGCCCAAGCAGCCAATCAAAACGCTGCAACAGCGCGAACAGGAATATGCCGAGGCACGTCTGCGCATATTGGGCAGTGCCAAAAACCCAGAGGATGATAAACC TCCAGCTCCTACAGCTCCAGCTAGCAACAGCACAACGCCTGCGCCCGCGGCGCCTTTAATATccgctgccagcaacaataatgttaataacaataacaatcataACGCCAATGGACCGACTTCTGGTCAAGGCCAGGGTCCAGGCATGCATCGTTCCAGCTCGGCACCGAAAATGTCGCAAACAGCGCCCAtgtacaacaactacaataatTACTATCCAGCTCCACCAACGCCAGCCGCCATGGGCTActtttatcagcagcagcagcaacaacaacaacaacagcagttgccGCCTGCGCACTATAATCCACGCTTGCCGCAATATGTGCCAGCGCCACCTAATGCCAATCCTCAGCAGAGCTGGTCGCCTGTTGTCGGCGGCAGCGTATCCGCGGCGTTGCTACGTCAGCAATCATTGCAGacgccacagcaacaacaacatccacagcagcaacaccttCTTCCGCatccacaacagcagcaacaatatggTTTGCCCTACAACGACAGCATATTGCGTTTGCCGCGTGGTCCTTGTCCCAATGGCACCATTGGGTTTCAAATGCGGCGGTAA
- the LOC108607668 gene encoding slit homolog 1 protein-like, which produces MALIRQLIRLLLLLSLHCRWLTTALPAVEEAAVELDVLSCPSSCVCQYAAFNELPIARWVNHMTSLDESLDAAEYLLPSHIKLATCLLQQATETQALLSALPIDLNALILLHTGQADNQLTVNTSSLRPLNQLITLEIRGTGATTLIIDEPLEYLQHANFEQINLQASDRLERPKYSKLPSDDYEYKPPSEVLEDNEATPKSQLQFEAETQPEIMTYEQHVERLKQTRMPSFYGWSRLEVLRIHNCRLQELHWQIFDGLGALHHLSLERNGIEELQPFAFSGALHLKSLSLAHNALSRLHYLGLAGLLQLEQLNLAHNYLERLSEVSFPPLPRLQKADLRQNPVRNIWPATFWVMNNTKELLLGSELAALELRSFSNYGQFDSLHKLRSLSLSNVSSVNLEQNVFKGLHSLESLTLRGRIASVQFDAFAGLEQLRELDLSNCSIVELSMDAFMGLKRLEQLQLAHNNLSSLPNGLLDDLLQLESLQLQGNQLHTLPSSFFLQRRLRVARLDQNPWECSCDMRHWLPRLTNVRRMGSEQRCMRDLQGEQINCRSVASYQQDKSLVPRCANYNGRSVYYVLRKQLHCDSMLILHTHSEQQQHAWPAALAQAAVASSWGQA; this is translated from the exons aTGGCACTGATAAGGCAATTGATAaggctgttgctactgctgtcGCTA CATTGCCGCTGGCTGACgacagcgctgccagctgtgGAGGAGGCTGCCGTCGAACTGGACGTGCTGAGCTGCCCCAGCAGCTGTGTCTGTCAGTATGCCGCCTTTAATGAGCTGCCCATTGCACGCTGGGTCAATCACATGACCAGCCTGGATGAGAGCCTGGACGCAGCCGAATATCTGCTACCCTCGCACATCAAATTGGCCACTTGCCTGCTGCAACAGGCGACGGAGACACAGGCGCTGCTCAGTGCCTTGCCCATAGATCTGAatgctttgattttgctgcATACAGGACAGGCGGATAATCAGCTAACAG TGAATACAAGCAGTTTGCGTCCACTCAATCAGCTGATCACGCTGGAAATACGCGGCACTGGAGCAACCACGCTGATCATAGATGAACCACTCGAGTATCTGCAGCATGCAAACTTTGAGCAAATAAATCTGCAGGCAAGCGATCGCTTGGAGCGTCCAAAGTACTCGAAGCTGCCCAGCGATGATTACGAGTATAAGCCGCCCAGCGAGGTGTTGGAAGATAATGAGGCTACGCCCAAGTCGCAGCTGCAGTTTGAGGCAGAGACACAGCCGGAGATAATGACATACGAGCAGCATGTGGAGCGACTGAAGCAGACGCGCATGCCGAGCTTCTACGGCTGGAGTCGTTTGGAAGTGCTGCGCATACACAACTGTCGGCTGCAGGAGCTGCATTGGCAAATCTTCGATGGCTTGGGCGCACTGCATCATTTGAGTTTGGAGCGCAATGGCATTGAGGAGCTGCAGCCGTTTGCCTTTAGTGGcgctttgcatttaaagtCGCTATCGCTGGCACACAATGCGCTGAGTCGTTTGCATTACTTGGGCTTGGCGGgattgctgcagctggagcagctcaATCTGGCGCACAACTATCTGGAGCGCTTGAGTGAGGTGAGCTTTCCACCGCTGCCGCGTCTACAAAAGGCGGATCTGAGACAGAATCCGGTGAGGAACATTTGGCCTGCAACCTTTTGGGTTATGAATAACAccaaggagctgctgctgggcagcgaGCTGGCAGCGCTGGAGCTGCGCAGCTTCAGTAACTACGGACAGTTTGATTCGCTGCACAAGCTgcgcagcttaagcttgagcAATGTCAGCAGCGTTAATCTGGAGCAGAACGTCTTCAAG GGTCTGCATTCCTTGGAGTCGCTAACGCTGCGTGGTCGCATTGCCAGCGTGCAGTTTGATGCGTTTGCTGggctggagcagctgcgcgAGCTGGActtgagcaactgcagcatagTGGAGCTGTCCATGGATGCCTTTATGGGTCTGAAGCgtctggagcagctgcagctggcgcacAACAATCTAAGCAGTCTGCCCAATGGACTGCTGGATgatctgctgcagctggagtcgctgcagctgcagggcAATCAGCTGCACACGCTGCCCAGCAGTTTCTTTTTGCAGCGACGCTTGCGTGTCGCACGCCTGGATCAGAATCCCTGGGAGTGCAGCTGCGACATGCGTCACTGGCTGCCGCGTCTCACCAATGTGCGACGCATGggcagcgagcagcgctgcatgCGCGATCTGCAAGGAGAGCAGATCAACTGCCGCTCCGTGGCAAGCTATCAGCAGGACAAGAGTCTTGTGCCACGCTGTGCCAACTACAATGGACGCAGTGTGTATTATGTGCTGCGCAAGCAACTCCATTGCGATTCAATGCTGATACTGCATACgcacagcgagcagcagcagcacgcgtGGCCTGCCGCATTGGCgcaagcagcagttgcaagcagctggGGGCAAgcataa
- the LOC108607665 gene encoding LOW QUALITY PROTEIN: mitochondrial magnesium exporter 1 (The sequence of the model RefSeq protein was modified relative to this genomic sequence to represent the inferred CDS: deleted 1 base in 1 codon): PTTKQIPVKSFIAGGVGGMCSVITGYPLDTIKVRLQTMPLPTVGQTPRYKGVIDCAVKIIRHEGVRGLYRGISAPLVGVTPIYAVDFAVYAAGKRLFQTDEHVKLTYTQIFIAGVGAGICSALVTVPTDRIKVLLQTQPVTGGPLMYNGAMDTALKLYRQGGLRSLFKGTCACVLRDSPTGFYFVTYEALQDLARRRSSTGNITTTSTILAGGTAGIVFWSLAAPFDVLKSRLQSAPEGTYKHGIRSVFRDLIAKEGPKALYRGVLPVLIRAFPSTASVFIGVELAHDLLNF, encoded by the exons CCAACGACAAAGCAAATCCCTGTTAAGTCCTTTATAGCTGGCGGCGTTGGTGGCATGTGTAGTGTCATAACAGGGTATCCATTGGATACGATCAAG GTGCGCCTACAGACTATGCCCTTGCCTACAGTTGGCCAGACACCCAGATATAAAGGTGTCATTGACTGCGCTGTCAAGATTATACGCCATGAAGGGGTTCGAGGCTTGTATCGTGGTATATCCGCACCTTTAGTGGGCGTCACGCCCATTTACGCAGTGGACTTTGCCGTCTATGCGGCGGGCAAACGTTTATTTCAAACAGACGAGCATGTTAAGCTAACCTACACACAAATCTTTATAGCC GGCGTAGGCGCTGGAATTTGTTCAGCCTTAGTCACAGTGCCCACAGATCGCATAAAGGTGCTGCTACAAACGCAGCCAGTTACAGGTGGACCTTTAATGTATAATGGTGCTATGGATACAGCCTTAAAGCTGTATAGACAAGGAGGATTGCGTAGTCTTTTCAAAGGCACATGCGCTTGTGTTTTAAGGGATTCTCCCACTGGTTTCTACTTTGTTACCTACGAGGCTCTGCAGGATTTGGCCAGACGACGCTCCAGCACGGGTAACATAACAACTACATCCACAATATTAGCTGGCGGCACAGCGGGCATTGTTTTCTGGTCTTTAGCGGCACCCTTTGATGTACTTAAGAGCCGTTTGCAATCGG CACCCGAAGGAACGTATAAGCACGGCATACGCAGTGTTTTTAGAGATCTTATAGCTAAAGAAGGACCAAAGGCTTTATATCGTGGTGTATTACCAGTTTTAATACGCGCTTTCCCATCCACAGCCTCGGTATTTATTGGCGTAGAATTAGCTCAtgatttgttaaatttttag